Proteins found in one Herbiconiux sp. A18JL235 genomic segment:
- a CDS encoding ATP-dependent DNA ligase → MGKLTYDSSLVVDFEDRILAHLQLVIGAKLRRGESFYFSWKDDPKTGDGRTSIWLYPNAPLVFKYYGGRPPALNRAWVDQLMLTANSSAGLHLVPEPPEVGGDRGIEP, encoded by the coding sequence ATGGGCAAACTCACCTACGACTCCAGCCTCGTCGTCGATTTCGAAGACCGCATCCTCGCCCACCTGCAGCTCGTCATCGGAGCCAAACTGCGACGCGGGGAATCCTTCTACTTCTCCTGGAAAGACGACCCCAAGACCGGTGACGGGCGCACCTCGATCTGGCTCTATCCGAACGCGCCGTTGGTGTTCAAGTACTACGGTGGGCGCCCGCCCGCTCTCAACCGCGCCTGGGTCGACCAGCTGATGCTCACGGCCAACTCCAGTGCCGGACTCCACCTGGTGCCCGAGCCGCCCGAGGTGGGCGGAGACCGGGGGATCGAACCGTGA
- a CDS encoding metal-dependent transcriptional regulator produces MTPPAAPRSAGQDTAAENYLKTIYAHTEWQPDPITPSALAARLGVAPSSVTEMVKKLAAAGLITHVPYGPLTLTPEGRMRAMGVVRRHRLTETWLVREMGYEWHEVHDEAEVLEHALSERLLDAIDERLGRPTQDPHGDPIPSAAGTVASYSAVVLSQAAEGHHGVVLRISDRDPSLLKTLAARGITPGVAVRVEAGGALSVVGGTGSGAPAGSAGRAGGAGAGGAGGAGAGEAASAAQPVVVDADAVWLTA; encoded by the coding sequence ATGACTCCTCCGGCCGCTCCCCGATCCGCAGGCCAGGACACCGCCGCCGAGAACTATCTCAAGACCATCTACGCCCACACCGAGTGGCAGCCCGACCCGATCACCCCGTCGGCGTTGGCCGCCCGGCTCGGCGTCGCACCCTCCTCCGTCACCGAGATGGTGAAGAAGCTCGCCGCCGCCGGGCTCATCACGCACGTGCCCTACGGACCACTCACCCTCACCCCAGAGGGGCGGATGCGCGCCATGGGCGTAGTACGCCGCCACCGCCTCACCGAGACGTGGCTGGTGCGGGAGATGGGGTACGAGTGGCACGAGGTGCACGACGAGGCCGAGGTGCTTGAGCACGCGCTCAGCGAGCGCCTGCTCGACGCGATCGACGAGCGGTTGGGGCGGCCGACGCAAGACCCGCACGGGGATCCGATCCCGTCTGCCGCGGGAACCGTTGCCTCGTACTCGGCGGTCGTGCTGTCGCAGGCGGCCGAGGGGCACCACGGAGTGGTGCTCCGCATCAGCGATCGCGACCCGTCGCTGCTTAAGACCCTCGCCGCCCGCGGCATCACCCCCGGCGTCGCCGTGCGCGTGGAGGCGGGCGGGGCGCTGAGCGTGGTGGGGGGCACGGGGTCGGGTGCGCCTGCCGGAAGCGCGGGCCGGGCGGGCGGTGCGGGTGCGGGTGGTGCGGGTGGTGCGGGTGCGGGCGAGGCGGCGAGCGCGGCGCAGCCCGTGGTGGTCGACGCCGACGCCGTCTGGCTCACCGCCTAG
- the nadB gene encoding L-aspartate oxidase encodes MIVVGSGVAGLVTALTLKARCREAGLPIELAVVTKSTIDESNSRYAQGGIAAAVMPGDTVESHIADTLAAGAGLSDPDAVAALCVDGPARIRDLIGWGVGFDTEGAVPGAPFEAGLEGAHSAHRILHAGGDATGLSMESALVRAVRGAGIAVLSSTFLADLVLDGPVLTDKVRSNVISDGLSPRESGAAVPTAPAVVGVEVIRGGVREVLTADAVVLATGGLGQLYPHTTNPVVATGDGAAAAWRAGAVIADAEFVQFHPTALAAPGSFLISEAVRGDGAVLRNAEGARFMDAVHPLADLAPRDVVARAIAAEMARTGAPVMLDATSVGAAELARRFPTISEQMRRRGLDWAHVPVPVAPAAHYWMGGVATDLDGRTSVPGLWAVGEVSCTGVHGANRLASNSLLESLVFAHRAAVALAAELGSGRFSRTKSGMTAVFTDFSGENVEGSAREPSRAEVQELLWAGAGVARDAAGLRAARDRLSGWAVQVERDDASPEAVARLETANLLQLGRLVVESALAREESRGGHFRTDVPETLPAFVGHLLQSRTHPQPRLHRTSVAAALGPHPTADDAPAPAVPSAPSAPEPGTASGTPVVAAATASGTSVVEPASASGTSVVAAATASGTDPTTAPAPTAPATTAPAPAGAGHRERVTA; translated from the coding sequence GTGATCGTCGTCGGCAGCGGGGTCGCGGGGCTCGTGACGGCACTCACGCTGAAGGCGCGGTGCCGGGAGGCGGGGCTGCCGATCGAGCTCGCCGTGGTGACGAAGTCGACGATCGACGAGAGCAACTCGCGGTACGCGCAGGGCGGCATCGCGGCGGCCGTGATGCCGGGCGACACCGTGGAGTCGCACATCGCCGACACGCTGGCCGCCGGCGCGGGGCTGTCCGACCCCGATGCGGTCGCGGCGCTGTGCGTCGACGGGCCGGCGCGCATCCGGGACCTCATCGGCTGGGGGGTCGGGTTCGACACCGAGGGAGCCGTGCCCGGTGCGCCGTTCGAGGCCGGGCTCGAGGGTGCGCATTCGGCGCACCGCATCCTCCACGCCGGCGGCGACGCCACGGGCCTGTCGATGGAGAGCGCCCTCGTGCGTGCCGTGCGGGGTGCCGGCATCGCGGTGCTGTCGTCGACGTTCCTCGCCGACCTCGTGCTCGACGGGCCGGTTCTTACGGACAAAGTCCGTTCGAACGTGATTTCCGACGGACTTTCTCCGCGAGAAAGTGGGGCGGCGGTGCCGACGGCGCCGGCCGTCGTGGGGGTCGAGGTGATCCGTGGCGGGGTGCGCGAGGTGCTGACGGCGGATGCGGTGGTGCTCGCCACCGGCGGCCTCGGCCAGCTGTACCCCCACACCACGAACCCCGTGGTCGCGACCGGCGACGGTGCGGCCGCGGCGTGGCGCGCCGGGGCCGTGATCGCGGATGCGGAGTTCGTGCAGTTCCACCCGACGGCGCTCGCCGCACCGGGCTCGTTCCTCATCTCGGAGGCGGTGCGCGGCGACGGAGCCGTGCTGCGGAATGCGGAGGGGGCGCGGTTCATGGATGCCGTGCATCCGCTCGCCGACCTCGCGCCGCGGGATGTCGTCGCCCGCGCGATCGCCGCCGAGATGGCGCGCACCGGTGCACCCGTGATGCTCGATGCGACCTCGGTCGGGGCCGCGGAGCTCGCCCGCAGGTTCCCTACGATCTCGGAGCAGATGCGCCGCCGCGGCCTCGACTGGGCGCACGTGCCGGTGCCCGTGGCGCCGGCGGCCCACTACTGGATGGGCGGCGTCGCCACCGACCTCGACGGCCGCACCTCGGTGCCCGGGCTGTGGGCGGTCGGCGAGGTGTCGTGCACGGGTGTGCACGGGGCCAACCGGCTCGCCTCGAACTCGCTGCTCGAGTCGCTCGTGTTCGCGCACCGTGCGGCGGTGGCGCTCGCCGCAGAGCTCGGGTCGGGGCGGTTCTCCCGCACAAAGTCCGGGATGACTGCGGTTTTCACGGACTTTTCGGGGGAGAACGTCGAGGGCTCGGCCCGGGAGCCCTCCCGCGCCGAGGTGCAGGAGCTGCTCTGGGCCGGCGCGGGTGTGGCGCGGGATGCGGCGGGCCTGCGGGCCGCACGCGACCGGCTGAGCGGATGGGCGGTGCAGGTCGAGCGCGACGACGCATCACCCGAGGCGGTCGCGCGCCTCGAGACCGCGAACCTGCTGCAGCTCGGGCGCCTCGTGGTGGAGTCGGCGCTGGCGCGCGAGGAGTCACGGGGCGGGCACTTCCGCACCGACGTCCCCGAGACGCTCCCCGCCTTCGTGGGTCACCTGCTGCAGTCACGCACCCACCCGCAGCCCCGCCTGCACCGCACCTCGGTCGCCGCGGCGCTCGGCCCGCATCCCACGGCCGACGACGCACCCGCGCCCGCCGTGCCCTCCGCGCCCTCCGCGCCAGAGCCTGGCACCGCATCCGGGACGCCCGTGGTGGCGGCGGCCACCGCATCCGGGACGTCCGTGGTGGAGCCGGCCTCCGCATCCGGGACGTCCGTGGTGGCGGCGGCCACCGCATCCGGCACCGACCCCACCACCGCACCCGCTCCCACCGCACCCGCCACCACCGCACCCGCACCCGCGGGAGCGGGCCATCGAGAGAGAGTCACCGCCTGA
- the nadC gene encoding carboxylating nicotinate-nucleotide diphosphorylase, translating to MLTPQIVDDVVARALAEDAPWGDITSELLIPVEARIDAVLSAREPGVLSGGPVIVAAMRAVDPRIRVELTRDDGARFVAGDTLATIEGPARGVLRAERVALNLAQRMSGIATLTARYVDAVAGTAARIVDTRKTTPGLRAIERAAVRAGGGFNHRFSLSDAVLAKDNHLAVLAAQHDGDLTAAIRSVRSRMSHTTHLEVEVDRVDQIEPVVAAGVDTILLDNFSLDELREGVAIVAGRALVDASGGVDLSTVADIAATGVDLISVGALTHSVRALDLGLDAVLRP from the coding sequence ATGCTCACACCGCAGATCGTCGACGACGTCGTCGCCCGGGCGCTCGCCGAGGATGCGCCGTGGGGCGACATCACGTCGGAACTCCTCATCCCCGTCGAGGCCCGCATCGATGCGGTGCTGAGCGCCCGAGAGCCGGGCGTGCTGAGCGGCGGCCCCGTGATCGTGGCGGCGATGCGGGCGGTCGACCCGCGCATCCGGGTCGAGCTCACCCGTGACGACGGCGCCCGCTTCGTCGCCGGCGACACCCTCGCCACCATCGAGGGCCCCGCCCGGGGTGTGCTGCGGGCCGAGCGCGTCGCCCTCAACCTCGCCCAGCGCATGAGCGGCATCGCGACGCTCACCGCCCGCTATGTCGACGCGGTCGCCGGCACCGCTGCGCGCATCGTCGACACCCGCAAGACCACGCCCGGGCTCCGCGCTATCGAGCGCGCGGCCGTGCGCGCGGGAGGCGGCTTCAACCACCGCTTCTCGCTCTCCGACGCGGTGCTCGCCAAAGACAACCACCTGGCCGTGCTCGCCGCGCAGCACGACGGTGACCTCACTGCCGCCATCCGCTCGGTGCGTTCGCGCATGTCGCACACCACGCACCTCGAGGTGGAGGTCGACCGCGTCGACCAGATCGAGCCGGTCGTCGCGGCCGGGGTCGACACGATCCTGCTGGACAACTTCTCGCTCGACGAGCTGCGCGAGGGCGTCGCCATCGTCGCCGGGCGCGCCCTCGTCGACGCGAGCGGCGGGGTCGACCTCAGCACCGTCGCCGACATCGCCGCCACCGGGGTCGACCTCATCTCGGTCGGTGCCCTCACTCACAGCGTGCGCGCCCTCGACCTGGGTCTCGACGCCGTTCTGCGGCCGTGA
- a CDS encoding cysteine desulfurase family protein, with protein MIYLDAAATSPVRREVLEAMWPYLAGEFGNPSSHHAVGQSAARALAEARRTVAELLGCRPAEIVFTSGGTEADNLAVKGIALGRMLEAVAETGRAGRGPGADGSRHLVVSAIEHPAVVEAVDHLARVHGFEVTVVPVGPAGLVDPEEFAAALRPATALASVMLANNEIGTVQPVAELAARAASAGVPLHTDAVQAGGWLDTRLDVLGVDALTLAGHKLGAPKGVGVLAARQRLRLEPLVHGGGQERGRRSGTENVAFAVGFATAFRLAEAARAEAAARVAALRDAFITEVLHRVPGALLTGPAVGDRLADGTDARLPSVASFCFPGTSGEAVLLQLEERGVIVSSGSACAAGEDDPSPTLLALGLAPEVAQTAVRFTFGPTVTRDDLMAAAAALDAAVTELARLR; from the coding sequence GTGATCTACCTAGACGCGGCTGCCACCTCGCCGGTTCGGCGCGAGGTGCTCGAGGCGATGTGGCCCTATCTGGCGGGCGAGTTCGGCAACCCGTCGAGTCATCACGCGGTCGGTCAGTCGGCAGCGCGGGCGCTCGCCGAGGCACGCCGCACGGTGGCGGAGCTGCTCGGCTGCCGCCCCGCCGAGATCGTGTTCACCTCGGGCGGCACCGAGGCCGACAACCTCGCCGTGAAGGGCATCGCCCTCGGCCGGATGCTCGAGGCGGTCGCCGAGACCGGCCGGGCCGGCCGCGGGCCGGGCGCAGACGGGTCGCGCCATCTCGTGGTGTCGGCGATCGAGCATCCGGCAGTCGTCGAGGCCGTCGACCACCTCGCACGTGTGCACGGCTTCGAGGTCACCGTGGTGCCGGTCGGGCCCGCCGGCCTGGTCGACCCCGAGGAGTTCGCCGCCGCCCTCCGCCCCGCCACCGCGCTCGCCTCCGTCATGCTCGCCAACAACGAGATCGGCACGGTGCAGCCCGTCGCCGAACTCGCCGCCCGGGCCGCCTCCGCGGGTGTTCCGCTCCACACCGACGCCGTTCAGGCGGGCGGCTGGCTCGACACGCGCCTCGACGTGCTGGGTGTCGACGCGCTCACCCTGGCGGGCCACAAACTGGGGGCGCCGAAGGGGGTGGGGGTTCTCGCCGCGCGGCAGCGGCTGCGCCTCGAGCCGCTCGTGCACGGCGGTGGGCAGGAGCGCGGGCGCCGCTCTGGCACGGAGAACGTCGCCTTCGCCGTCGGCTTCGCCACGGCGTTCCGGCTCGCGGAGGCGGCTCGGGCTGAGGCGGCGGCGCGCGTGGCGGCGCTCCGCGACGCGTTCATCACCGAGGTGCTGCATCGCGTGCCGGGCGCTCTGCTCACGGGGCCCGCCGTGGGCGATCGACTCGCCGACGGCACGGATGCTCGACTCCCCTCCGTCGCATCCTTCTGCTTCCCGGGCACGAGCGGGGAGGCCGTGCTGCTGCAGCTTGAAGAACGCGGCGTGATCGTCTCGAGCGGGTCGGCCTGCGCGGCCGGCGAGGACGACCCGTCACCCACCCTCCTCGCTCTCGGCCTCGCCCCCGAGGTCGCCCAGACCGCGGTGCGCTTCACCTTCGGCCCGACCGTCACTCGCGACGACCTCATGGCCGCTGCCGCCGCCCTCGACGCCGCCGTCACGGAACTCGCCCGCCTGCGCTGA